Below is a window of Candidatus Zixiibacteriota bacterium DNA.
GACGATCTGGCGACGATCCGCGGCAATACGCCCCCGGAAGTCCTGGCTGCAGGCAAAGCGCTGGGGGTGGACGTGCTGGGAGCGAACTGCTCGGTCGGACCGCAACGGATCTATGATTTCCTCGCCATGCTGCGTCAACACACCGACTTGCCGCTGTCGGCACTGCCGAATGCCGGATTGCCGCGGTATTACGAAGGACGGTTTTTCTACGTCTCGTCGCCCGAGTACTTCGCCGACTACTGCGGCAAGTTTCTGAACCTGGGAGCGCGGCTGATTGGCGGATGTTGCGGCACGACACCGGAGCACATCCGCGCGATGCGGCGGGTGCTGGATACGATTGATGCTGCCCGCCCGACGGCGGCCGTCCACGAGACGCGCGCCGAGATCGAGCGCATCGAACCGGCGCAACCGGGGCGAAAAGTCTCGGCCTTCGCGGAAAAGTTGGGCAAGCAGTTTGTCGTGTCGGTGGAAATTGACCCACCCCGGGGAGCGAATCCGGAGAAGGTGCTGAAGGCGGCGGCGAAACTGAAGGAGGCGGGTGTGGACGCCGTCAACGTCGCCGATTCGCCGATGGCGCGCACGCGAATGAGCTGCCTGGCGGTGTCGGGACTGATTGCCGCGCAGGTGAAGATGGAAGTGATTCTGCATTTCACCTGTCGCGATCGCAACCTGATGGGGCTGCAATCGGACTTGATCGGCGCGCACGCGCTGGGAATCCGCAATGTGCTGGCGCTCACCGGCGATCCGCCGGCACTGGGAGACTATCCGAACGCGACGGCGGTGTACGATGTCGACGCCATCGGATTGGTGGAAATCATCTCCAAGCTGAACGGTGGTTCCGATCTGGCCGGAAATCCGATCGGTTCGAATACCGAGTTTTCGGTCGGGGTCGCCATCAACCCGACGGTGGAGAACTTGGAGCGCGAAGTCGAACGGTTCGAGCGCAAGGTGGCGGCCGGGGCGCAGTTCGCGATGACGCAGCCGCTCTACGAATTGGAGCCGCTCGAGCGGTTTCTCGAACGCACCGCGCATCTGAAGCTGCCGGTGCTGCTGGGATTGCTGCCGCTGCAGTCATACCGCCACGCCGAGTTTCTGCACAACGAAGTGCCCGGCATCGAGATTCCGTCTCTGTTGCGCGCACGCCTGGAAGCGGCGGGCAAGGACGCCGCGATGGTCGGGGTCGATTCGTGCCGCGAGCTGCTGCAGCGGGCGCGCCACTTGGTGCAGGGAGTCTACCTGATGCCGTCATTCGGCCGCTTCGATACAATTCTCAAAGTTCTCGAACCGTAATCTGCTATATTCCCGCCAATTAGAATTCTACTCAGGGAGAACGACATCATGCGTGTCACTTGCGATCTCAGCGATATCAAGAAGATGAGTTGCGACCTTTTGTGTGTCTTGCTGACAAAGGAAGATACCGCGCCGGCGGACCTGGACAAGCTGCTGAAGGGACAGATCGCGGAACTGCGGCGCCGGAAACACTTTCAGGGTGAAGCGTTGGAGCGGGGCACGTTCGTGCCGCATCCGCCGCAGAGATTTGCGCGGGTGCTGTTAGTCGGGCTAGGCCGGCCGAGCGAGGTGACGCTGGATCGGATTCGGCGCGCCGGCGGCACGGCCGGTCAGGCCGCCATGGGCCGGGTCGTGACGCTGTGGCCGAAACAACTGCCGGTGGCGCTCGACACAGGCCGCGCGGCCCAGGCGTTTGTCGAAGGTTTCATCCTGGGCGGTTATCGTGACCTGCGCTTTCGAAGCGAGAGTGCCGGCCGGCAGGATGTGCAGCAGCTCACGCTGCTAACGCCACAGGAACGCCAGGTGGCGAAGCTGCGCGCCGGCGCCGGGCGCGGGCGGATCCTGGCCGAGTTGCAGAATCTCTGCCGTGATCTTTCCGGCGCTCCGGGAAATGTGCTGACGCCGACGGCGCTGGCCG
It encodes the following:
- a CDS encoding bifunctional homocysteine S-methyltransferase/methylenetetrahydrofolate reductase; its protein translation is MSQTFRERIAAGPILGDGAMGTYLHAKGASFNQCLDQLNLTTPQLVGAVHDEYIQAGSELIETNTYGANRYKLSQHGLGDFVREINVKGVKIARDRREVLGRDIFVAGAIGPLGKLIGRFGGISPGAAREYFAEQAEALLEGGVDLFIIETMPDVEELRLAVEEVARLCRLPIVAQVSINDDLATIRGNTPPEVLAAGKALGVDVLGANCSVGPQRIYDFLAMLRQHTDLPLSALPNAGLPRYYEGRFFYVSSPEYFADYCGKFLNLGARLIGGCCGTTPEHIRAMRRVLDTIDAARPTAAVHETRAEIERIEPAQPGRKVSAFAEKLGKQFVVSVEIDPPRGANPEKVLKAAAKLKEAGVDAVNVADSPMARTRMSCLAVSGLIAAQVKMEVILHFTCRDRNLMGLQSDLIGAHALGIRNVLALTGDPPALGDYPNATAVYDVDAIGLVEIISKLNGGSDLAGNPIGSNTEFSVGVAINPTVENLEREVERFERKVAAGAQFAMTQPLYELEPLERFLERTAHLKLPVLLGLLPLQSYRHAEFLHNEVPGIEIPSLLRARLEAAGKDAAMVGVDSCRELLQRARHLVQGVYLMPSFGRFDTILKVLEP